The following proteins are encoded in a genomic region of Protaetiibacter sp. SSC-01:
- a CDS encoding thymidine kinase has product MAKLYFRYGAMNSGKSTALLQAAYNYEERGHEVLLAKPAIDSKGDDAIVSRLGVVRPVDFTVAPAEDLLARFQRERARAVEVRGRDISCLLIDEAQFLTEQQVDDLLRVAIEQNIPVLAYGIRTDFQTVAFPGSRRLLEIAHSLEELKTICRCGRKAVFNGRKVGERFVFDGDQVAIDGESVTYESLCGACYLEESGGVLNRGWRPKLEFSYGTEPDADFT; this is encoded by the coding sequence GTGGCGAAGCTGTACTTCCGTTATGGGGCGATGAACTCCGGCAAGAGCACGGCGCTCCTGCAAGCGGCATACAACTACGAGGAGCGCGGACACGAGGTGCTGCTCGCGAAGCCCGCCATCGACTCGAAGGGCGATGACGCGATCGTGTCGCGCCTCGGCGTCGTGCGGCCCGTCGACTTCACCGTCGCGCCGGCCGAGGATCTGCTCGCCCGCTTCCAGCGCGAGCGCGCCCGCGCCGTCGAGGTCCGCGGCCGCGACATCAGCTGCCTCCTCATCGACGAGGCCCAGTTCCTCACCGAGCAGCAGGTCGACGACCTGCTGCGGGTCGCGATCGAGCAGAACATCCCCGTGCTCGCCTACGGCATCCGCACCGACTTCCAGACGGTCGCGTTCCCCGGCAGCCGGCGCTTGCTCGAGATCGCCCACTCCCTCGAGGAGCTCAAGACGATCTGCCGTTGCGGCCGCAAGGCCGTATTCAACGGGCGCAAGGTCGGCGAGCGCTTCGTGTTCGACGGCGACCAGGTCGCGATCGACGGCGAGTCGGTCACCTACGAGTCGCTGTGCGGCGCGTGCTACCTCGAGGAGTCGGGTGGTGTGCTCAACCGCGGCTGGCGGCCCAAGCTCGAGTTCAGCTACGGCACGGAGCCGGACGCCGACTTCACGTGA
- a CDS encoding response regulator, translated as MNPTLSAAPARGETGGAVVRLAILDDHEVLLDTLSTWIERHAPDFDVVLGAANWLELVQSPAFPTDLVFIDFQLKEPISIEARVRTCRAAGAKVIVLSSLDTREARDRAFAAGASEFLSKSLPMANVMAAARRVMGMDPPEDEEVERATASAPLQQLKPKLSPGEEEAFKLYVSGHSTAAVAERMNVQYETAKTYLRRVREKYAKAGRPAGKKAELIRRAAEDGYLE; from the coding sequence ATGAACCCGACGCTCAGTGCTGCCCCCGCGCGCGGAGAGACCGGGGGTGCGGTCGTGCGTCTCGCGATCCTCGACGACCATGAGGTGCTGCTCGACACGCTGAGTACCTGGATCGAGCGCCACGCGCCCGACTTCGACGTCGTGCTCGGCGCGGCGAACTGGCTGGAGCTCGTGCAGAGCCCCGCCTTCCCGACCGACCTCGTGTTCATCGACTTCCAGCTCAAGGAGCCGATCTCGATCGAGGCGCGCGTGCGCACGTGCCGCGCCGCCGGCGCCAAGGTCATCGTGCTCTCGAGCCTCGACACCCGCGAGGCCCGCGACCGCGCCTTCGCCGCGGGCGCGAGCGAGTTCCTCTCCAAGTCGCTGCCGATGGCGAACGTCATGGCGGCAGCCCGCCGCGTCATGGGCATGGACCCGCCGGAGGACGAGGAGGTCGAGCGCGCCACCGCGTCCGCACCCCTCCAGCAGCTCAAGCCGAAGCTCAGCCCCGGCGAGGAGGAGGCGTTCAAGCTCTACGTCTCCGGCCACAGCACGGCCGCCGTCGCCGAGCGCATGAACGTGCAGTACGAGACCGCGAAGACCTATCTGCGGCGCGTGCGCGAGAAGTACGCGAAGGCCGGTCGGCCGGCGGGCAAGAAGGCAGAGCTGATCCGCCGTGCGGCGGAGGACGGATACCTCGAGTAG
- a CDS encoding Rv2578c family radical SAM protein has protein sequence MRWSGQELGVERDDALPGLARLNNLVRSVQTPEFAGLTFHEVLAKSALNHVPGASKALPFGWTINPYRGCSHQCVFCFARQTHTYLDLDAGRDFDTQIVVKVNVVEVLEKELRRPSWERPNVALGTNTDPYQRAEGRYRLMPGIIAALAAADTPFSILTKGTLLRRDIPLLQAAAERVPVETAMSIAIYDDELQHAIEPGAPTTAARLATVKAVREAGLPCAVFLMPVLPYLADSREHLELALERIADAGATSVAYSALHLRPGAKEWFAAWLARTHPELVPRYRALYGAGAYAPKEYRAQLAARIRPLIRRYGLDRPRLDPSTGIPATRPRGSAGVGALASELSPAAAAALQPTLF, from the coding sequence ATGAGGTGGAGCGGGCAGGAGCTGGGCGTGGAACGCGACGACGCGCTGCCCGGACTCGCCCGCCTCAACAACCTCGTGCGCTCCGTGCAGACGCCCGAGTTCGCCGGGCTCACCTTCCACGAGGTGCTCGCCAAGTCGGCCCTCAACCACGTGCCGGGCGCGTCCAAGGCCCTCCCCTTCGGCTGGACCATCAACCCCTACCGAGGCTGCAGCCACCAGTGCGTCTTCTGCTTCGCCCGCCAGACGCACACCTACCTCGACCTCGACGCGGGCCGTGACTTCGACACCCAGATCGTCGTCAAGGTGAACGTCGTCGAGGTGCTCGAGAAGGAGCTGCGGCGGCCCAGCTGGGAGCGTCCGAACGTCGCGCTCGGCACCAACACCGACCCGTACCAGCGGGCGGAGGGCCGCTACCGGCTCATGCCGGGCATCATCGCGGCGCTCGCCGCCGCCGACACCCCCTTCAGCATCCTCACCAAGGGCACGCTGCTGCGGCGCGACATCCCGTTGCTGCAGGCCGCGGCCGAGCGCGTGCCCGTCGAGACGGCGATGTCGATCGCCATCTACGACGACGAGCTGCAGCACGCGATCGAACCGGGCGCCCCCACCACGGCTGCCCGGCTCGCGACCGTCAAGGCTGTGCGCGAGGCGGGGCTCCCGTGCGCCGTCTTCCTCATGCCCGTGCTGCCGTATCTCGCCGATTCGCGCGAGCACCTCGAGCTCGCGCTCGAGCGGATAGCGGATGCCGGGGCCACGAGCGTCGCCTACAGTGCGCTCCATCTGCGGCCGGGCGCCAAGGAGTGGTTCGCCGCGTGGCTCGCCCGCACCCACCCCGAACTCGTGCCCCGGTATCGCGCGCTCTACGGCGCGGGGGCCTACGCGCCGAAGGAGTACCGCGCGCAGCTCGCGGCGCGCATCCGCCCGCTCATCCGGCGGTACGGGCTCGACCGCCCGCGGCTCGACCCGTCCACGGGGATCCCCGCGACGCGGCCCCGTGGGTCTGCCGGGGTGGGAGCGCTCGCATCCGAGCTGAGCCCTGCGGCCGCCGCGGCGCTCCAACCCACTCTGTTCTGA
- a CDS encoding ABC-F family ATP-binding cassette domain-containing protein has translation MRADGIGVSFGDRRVFADLSLTVSPGQRIGLLGENGAGKSTLLAVLAGEREPDAGRVERPAASALLRQEVRTAPDAPLTAILEEGLGAVRALEAELEAAGEALASGDPAAADRYAELLEAADAAELWTLDARRDELLDGLGVGHLPLDRRVGEVSGGQRSRVALAALLLARPDALLLDEPTNHLDDAAVAFLAERLRAWRGPVLFASHDRAFLDEVATGLVDIDPAASGGVTRYGGGYSDYLAAKAAERARWEARFVDEEREQARLEVTVTTTERAMASTRVRPDNEKFGWNIKAAGRERQVARRIRNAAVRLDTLREGRVGEPPALLSFAGIPRGSHLLDGAEPLVTLEGARVDGRLAVGDLEVAPDARLLVTGPNGAGKSTLLGVLAGRIAPDAGRITRRKGLRIAVLDQDVRWADAARTPRELYERAMGERRAEELPLSALGLLPERELDRPVGRLSIGQQRRTALALIVARPPHVFLLDEPTNHLSLALASELEEALGGYPGAVVVASHDRWLRRRWDGQELALAAA, from the coding sequence GTGCGCGCCGACGGCATCGGCGTCTCCTTCGGCGACCGCCGCGTGTTCGCCGACCTGTCCCTGACCGTGAGCCCCGGGCAGCGCATCGGCCTGCTCGGCGAGAACGGCGCCGGCAAGTCGACACTGCTCGCCGTGCTCGCGGGCGAGCGGGAACCGGATGCCGGCCGCGTCGAGCGTCCCGCCGCATCCGCTCTGCTGCGGCAGGAGGTGCGCACAGCACCGGATGCGCCGCTCACCGCGATCCTCGAAGAGGGACTCGGCGCCGTGCGGGCGCTCGAGGCCGAGCTCGAGGCGGCGGGCGAGGCGCTCGCATCCGGCGACCCTGCGGCAGCGGACCGCTACGCCGAGCTTCTCGAGGCGGCGGATGCGGCCGAGCTCTGGACGCTCGACGCCCGGCGCGACGAGCTGCTCGACGGGCTCGGTGTCGGCCACCTCCCGCTCGACCGTCGCGTCGGCGAGGTGTCCGGCGGGCAGCGCAGCCGCGTCGCCCTCGCGGCGCTGCTGTTGGCCCGGCCGGACGCGCTCCTGCTCGACGAGCCCACCAACCACCTCGACGACGCGGCCGTCGCCTTCCTCGCGGAGCGGCTGCGCGCGTGGCGCGGGCCCGTGCTGTTCGCGAGCCACGACCGCGCATTCCTCGACGAGGTGGCGACGGGGCTCGTCGACATCGACCCGGCGGCGTCCGGGGGCGTGACGCGCTACGGCGGCGGCTACAGCGACTACCTCGCGGCGAAGGCCGCCGAGCGCGCCCGATGGGAGGCGCGCTTCGTCGACGAGGAGCGCGAGCAGGCCCGGCTCGAGGTCACGGTCACGACGACCGAGCGCGCGATGGCGTCGACCCGCGTGCGTCCCGACAACGAGAAGTTCGGCTGGAACATCAAGGCGGCCGGGCGCGAACGGCAGGTGGCGCGCCGCATCCGGAACGCCGCCGTGCGCCTCGACACCTTGCGCGAGGGTCGCGTGGGCGAGCCGCCCGCGCTTCTGAGCTTCGCGGGCATCCCGCGGGGCTCGCACCTGCTCGACGGCGCCGAGCCGCTCGTCACGCTCGAGGGCGCGCGCGTCGACGGGCGCCTGGCCGTCGGCGACCTCGAGGTCGCCCCGGATGCGCGCCTGCTCGTCACGGGCCCGAACGGCGCGGGCAAGTCGACACTCCTCGGCGTGCTCGCGGGACGCATCGCGCCCGACGCGGGTCGCATCACGCGCCGCAAGGGCCTGCGCATCGCCGTGCTCGACCAGGACGTGCGGTGGGCGGATGCGGCGCGCACCCCGCGCGAGCTGTACGAGCGCGCGATGGGGGAGCGTCGGGCGGAGGAGCTGCCGCTCTCGGCGCTCGGCCTGCTCCCCGAGCGCGAGCTCGATCGCCCCGTCGGGCGCCTCTCGATCGGCCAGCAGCGGCGCACGGCGCTCGCGCTCATCGTCGCGCGGCCGCCCCACGTGTTCCTGCTCGACGAGCCCACCAACCACCTCTCGCTCGCCCTCGCATCCGAGCTCGAGGAGGCCCTCGGCGGCTACCCCGGGGCGGTCGTCGTGGCCAGTCACGACAGGTGGTTGCGGCGGCGGTGGGACGGCCAGGAGCTCGCCCTCGCGGCCGCGTGA
- the mqo gene encoding malate dehydrogenase (quinone) has protein sequence MSATLGSLLQQLEPEWSITILEALPEVAQESSNPWNNAGTGHSALCELNYTPEKNGQIDITQAVKVNEQFQVSRQYWSYLISKGMLPEPTRFINPVPHLSFVWGEKNVEYLRKRYEALKDHPLFPGLEYTEDARVIREWAPLLIPGRKKSEPIAATRIVGGSDVDFGALTEHLLDGLVENGATLRTERRVTGLKRLKDGTWRVSGRHEVGGTPFELTARFVFVGAGGAALHLLQKSGIKEIRGYGGFPISGEFLRTDNPEIVAKHQGKVYGKASVGAPPMSVPHLDTRVVDGQASLLFGPYAGWTPKFLKNGSWFDLFASIRWHNLGTMIGAGLKNLDLVWYLVTELLATRKKRQEALQQFAPKAEQKDWYLITAGQRVQIMKKGPDGKAVIQFGTEVVSGGDGSIAGLLGASPGASTAVPIMLDVLKRCFPERMTGWEPRLEEMIPSYGTLLSDTPKKAAKELKDTAKVLGLAV, from the coding sequence ATGAGCGCCACGCTCGGCTCGCTGCTCCAGCAGCTCGAGCCCGAGTGGTCGATCACCATCCTCGAAGCCCTGCCGGAGGTCGCTCAGGAGAGCTCCAACCCGTGGAACAACGCGGGCACGGGGCACTCGGCGCTGTGCGAGCTCAACTACACGCCCGAGAAGAACGGGCAGATCGACATCACCCAGGCCGTCAAGGTGAACGAGCAGTTCCAGGTGTCGCGCCAGTACTGGTCGTACCTGATCTCGAAGGGGATGCTGCCGGAGCCCACGCGCTTCATCAACCCGGTTCCGCACCTCAGCTTCGTGTGGGGCGAGAAGAACGTCGAGTACCTCCGCAAGCGCTACGAGGCGCTCAAGGACCACCCCCTCTTCCCGGGCCTCGAGTACACGGAAGACGCGCGCGTCATCCGGGAGTGGGCCCCGCTGCTCATCCCGGGTCGCAAGAAGAGCGAGCCCATCGCGGCGACGCGCATCGTCGGCGGCTCCGACGTCGACTTCGGTGCACTCACCGAGCACCTCCTCGACGGCCTCGTCGAGAACGGCGCGACGCTGCGCACCGAGCGTCGGGTCACGGGCCTCAAGCGCCTCAAGGACGGCACGTGGCGCGTATCCGGTCGCCACGAGGTCGGCGGCACGCCCTTCGAGCTCACGGCGCGCTTCGTTTTCGTCGGCGCGGGCGGCGCGGCACTGCACCTGCTGCAGAAGTCGGGCATCAAGGAGATCCGCGGCTACGGCGGCTTCCCCATCAGCGGCGAGTTCCTGCGCACCGACAACCCCGAGATCGTCGCCAAGCACCAGGGCAAGGTCTACGGCAAGGCGTCGGTCGGCGCCCCGCCCATGTCGGTGCCGCACCTCGACACGCGCGTCGTCGACGGCCAGGCGAGCCTGCTGTTCGGGCCGTACGCCGGGTGGACGCCCAAGTTCCTCAAGAACGGCTCGTGGTTCGACCTGTTCGCGTCGATCCGCTGGCACAACCTCGGCACGATGATCGGCGCCGGTCTCAAGAACCTCGACCTCGTGTGGTACCTCGTCACCGAGCTGCTCGCGACGCGCAAGAAGCGCCAGGAGGCGCTGCAGCAGTTCGCGCCGAAAGCCGAGCAGAAGGACTGGTATCTCATCACGGCCGGTCAGCGCGTGCAGATCATGAAGAAGGGCCCCGACGGCAAGGCCGTCATCCAGTTCGGCACGGAGGTCGTGTCGGGCGGAGACGGCTCGATCGCGGGCCTGCTGGGCGCCTCGCCGGGCGCCTCGACGGCCGTGCCGATCATGCTCGACGTGCTGAAGAGGTGCTTCCCCGAGCGCATGACGGGCTGGGAGCCGCGCCTCGAGGAGATGATCCCCTCCTACGGCACGCTCCTCTCCGACACGCCCAAGAAGGCCGCCAAGGAGCTCAAGGACACGGCGAAGGTCCTCGGCCTGGCCGTCTGA